The sequence CGCGGCCCGGGTCTCCCGTGCACCACCGCGCAGCCCGCGTGTCCCGGCGGCTTCGGCCGAGACGCCCGCGCTCACCGGCGGCAGCGGCCTCACGCCGGCGATGGACCCCCCACCACCGGCGGGGCCCGCGAAGGTCCCGCCGTTCGGCGCAGCCCCGTCATCGGTCCGCGAAGCGGCCCCGTCATCGGTCCGCGAAGCGGAGGTGGACGTCGACACCGGTTCACGCCATCCCATGTCCTCAGGTTCCGCCAGCCGACTGTGGGCTTCCTGAGCGAAACCTGTGGAAAGCCTGTGCGCGTCCGCACCGGAGCGCGACCGAGCGGCTCTGCCCGAGCCGCGGCCACGCCGCCGGATGCGGACGATCTCAGCCGTGCACCGCCGCCGAGCCGATGATCGGTGTCGTCGGCTGTTGGGAGCCACCGGCCGGCTCGATGGTCATCTTCACCGAATCCACGCCCTTGCGCAGCGAGAGCACCCGGGCGGCCCGTTGGGCGTTTCCTCCGACGACTCCGGCGGACTCGACGCCCTGTGGGCTCGACATCCACAGCTGGTACACCCGGCCACCGGAGAGCGGTGGCAGGTCGTGGACGTCGACGTAGGCCTGGTTTCCGAACGGGATCACGGCGATGGTCCCGCCGCCCGCCACCGGCTGGCCCAGCCGGTCCGCGGCCGCGGCGACCGCCGAGGTGAGGTCGGTCGCCCGGCTGCGCTCGGCGGAGAGCTGGTGGTGCTGGTCAAGGGAGACGCCACCGACGATGCCCAGCGCGACCAGGGCGACGGCCGCGGCGGCGCTGGCCACGGCAGTGATCGTCCTCAGCCGTCGCCGCTCCCGCCGGGCGTCGAGGTCGTCGTCGACCTCGACGACCAGCGGCGGCAGCTGACGGGTTCGAGCGGCTTCCCGCAGTACTGAGGTGCGCAACGTGCTGGGTGGCGTCTCCGGCACCGACTGGCCGAGCAGGCCGGCGACCACCCGCAGTTCGGCCACCTCTCCGGCGCAGGTCGGGCAGCCGGCCAGATGCCCCTCGACCTCGGCCCGGTCACGGCTGTCCAGTGCGTCCAGGGCGTAGGCGCCCGTCAGCAGATGTGCCTCCGGCGACGGCGATGTCATGCCTCCACCCCCAGGCAGTCGCGCAGCCGGATCAGTCCGTCGCGCATGCGGGTCTTGACTGTCGGTACCGGGGTCGACAGCAGGTGCGCGACCTCGCGGTAGGTATGGCCGTTGTAGTAGGCCAGCACGATCGACTCGCGCTGCAGGTCGGTGAGACCGCCGAGGCAACGGCGAAGCCGCTCGTATTCGAGCCTCAGCTCGACCTGCTCGGTCACCTCGTCGTAGCCGGAATCCTCGGCGCCCCCCGCCCAGGCGACACCGACGCGGCGTTCCCGGTCGGTCGCGGCCTGCGCCGAACGCACCCGGTCGACGGCCCGACGGTGCGCGAGAGCGCAGACCCATCCGACTGCGCTGCCCTTCGCCGGGTCGAAGCGGCTTGCGAGCCGCCAGATCTCGACGAACACCTCCTGGGTGACTTCCTCTGCCTGCGCCGGGTCGCGTACCACCCGCTTGATCAGGCCGAAGACCCGCGCCGCCAGTTGGTCGTAGAACGCGGCGAAGGCGTCACCGTCTCCCCGGCCAGTGCGTTGCAGGAGCTGTTCGACGTCAGGAGCCCCACCACCCGTGGGACTGACGCCGAAATCGGGCGTCGGGACGGCGTGGAGCGCTGGACCGTCATCCTCGTCCGCGCGTCGCGGCATGGCCGGAACCTCCGGGTCGTGAGGCAAGGCCCGGTCGCCGACGCCTCGGGGCGCCGCCCCGCCGGGCCGCTGTCATCCAGTACTTCGAGCCAAACCGCCGCGCGGATTGGTCCCGGCGCCACAATTCTCGCCGACCTCGCGTCAGCGCCCGAAGAGGCCTATTCGTCGCGCCGGCCGGGGCAAGCCGGCACAATTGCCCGCCGTGGCCTCGATCGTGCTCATTCATGGCGGCGGTTTCGCCGCGTCGTGCTGGGACCTGCTGCTACCGGCCCTGACCGCGCCAGCCATCGCGGTCGACCTACCGGGCCGCGGCGCGCATCCGGCGGAGCTCGGCTCGGTGACCTTCGCCGACTGCGCGGCCTCCGTCGCCGCCGACGTGGACGCGGCGGGGCTCGCCGACATCGTCCTGGTCGGGCACTCGATGGCCGGCTGCACGATTCCCGGCGTCATGAAACTCCTGGGCGACCGGGTCCGGCACAGCGTCTTCGTCGCCTGCACGGTGCCCGACGACGCGACCAGCTGTCTGGACATGCTCGACCCCGGCTTCCGGGAGCGCGCCACGGAGGCTGAGCCATCCGGCGGCTCCGGCCTCCTCGGCTCGGATCTCGCCCGGACGGTGTTCGGCAATGACCTGGACGACGAACAGTTCGCCTGGTGCCTGGCGCGGATGGTGCCTGAGGCACCAGGATTGCCGGCCGAACCGGTCAGCCTGGCGCCGTTACGGTCGCCGACACCGAGAACCTGGATCCGCACGATGCGAGACGTGATCGTCCCGCCCGACCGGCAGCTGCGCTACGTCGGCAACGTCGGCGGCGACTGCTCGGTGGTCGACCTCGACGCCGCCCACATGTGCATGATCAGCCAGCCGGCCGCGCTGGCCGCGGCCCTTGACAAGATCGCCGCTGCGTCCTGAACCGACGAGCCCGCTCGCTCAGCTCGTCGCGGGGAACCCGCCCTGGAACGTCCGGACTATCCGGGGGTGGGCGCGGTGTACACGCGCGGCGGAACCCCCACGGCGGCGCGGAAGTCGCGGGTGAAATGGGCCTGGTCGAACCAGCCGAGGGTCGTGGCGAGGGTCGCCAGGTCCTCGACCTCGCCGGCGTCGAGCATGAGCTGGGCGTCGTGCAGGCGGAAGCGCCGCAACACCCATTTCGGCCCGACGCCGACGTAGCGGCGGAACAGCCGCTGCAAGGTACGCGGCTCGACGTTGAATCGGTCCGTGACGGACTGGACGCTGGTCAGGCTCCGGTCGGCGAGCATCTCGGCGACGATCGCCAGCAGCTCCTGGTAGCGAGGATCAGCCACCGATGGGCGGCGGGCGAGCAGGAACTCGTCCATCAACGCGACCCGCTCGTCGTCCTCGCCGGCGGCCAGTATCGAGGCCTGGAGTTCCGCGACCCCGCCGTCGGCGGCGGCTGGCGAGCCGATCGCGCCGCCGCCCCCGCCACCGAGGACGTCTGCCAGCAGGACCGCCCGATCGGTGTAGCTGGCGACATCGACACCACCGCCGGTGTCCAGGCCGGTGAAGGCCGCGAAGCCGCCGGGTCGGAACTTGACCCCGAACACTCGGCCCTCGCCGCGCAGCAGGATGTCGAACCGTCGGGTCACCACGCCGTGCAGAAGTGTGGCCGGCATCGGGAAGCCGTGCCGCGGACCGTCGCCTGACTCGACCGAGAGATGCAAGGCCGGGTGGGAGAGCACTGACGACAGGTAGGACGCCCCCGGCGGCAGCTCCCAGCGAACTGTCCAGTACCGGTCCACCCAGAGGTCGAGATCCGGATGGGCCGCCGGACGGCCGAGGGTGAAATGCCGCAGTCCCTCGTCCGGGCGCAGCACGCCCGCGAGGTTGGACGTCACCGGCGGCCGAGCCCCGCCGGCCGCGCTGTTATCCGGGGGTGTCCCCGTCGGCTGTGTCGCGTTCGTGCAAGCCCGCACGGACCCAGCCTAGGCACGATCGAACGCATGACCACTCAGACCGCACAGCCAGGCGACCACGCGGCAGCCAAGTCGAGCGCGGTGAGCCCGATCCCGGCCGGTTTCACCTCACTCACACCCTTCGTCGTCGTCGATGGCGCCGAGCAGGCAATCGCCTTCTACCAGGCGGTCTTCGGAGCCCGGGTCATCAGTCGCAATGACACCCCGGATGGGGCGAAGGTCGCGCACTGCGAGCTGGAACTCGCCAATGGCCGCCTGCAGCTGTCCGACCCGATGCCCGACCACAACCTGGTCGCGCCGACCGGCGGCGACGTCGTCAGTGGTTCGGTCGTCGCCTACCTGCCCGACGTCGACGCGTCGTACGCGAAGGCCGTCGAACTCGGTGCGAAGGGCTACGGCGAGCCGTCGACCTTTGTTACCGGCGACCGGTTCGCCGCGATCCTGGATCCCTGGGGACACCGCTGGGCGTTGATGACCCGCGTCGAGGACGTGGACCCCGACGAGGCCCAGCGCCGGGTCGACGCCTGGCTGGCGGAGGGTGGCTACGAGGCCGACCAGTCGAGCTGAGTTTCAGCGGGCGACGGCCTGGGCCACCGCGGGGCCTGGTTCCAGCTTCCCGAGGGCGGCCGGGAGTGGAGAGGTGTGCAGAACGGCGAGCGATCGGGTGGCGCGAGTAAGAGCCACGTAGAGGTCGTTCAGGCCGCGCGGAGACTCCTCGACGATCAGATCGGGCTCGACGACGAGGACCGCGTCGAACTCCAGGCCCTTGGACTGACGGACGGTGAGGATGGCGACGGGCGAGTCCAGATCCGGTTCGTCGCCGGCCGTCGTGGTGGCGGGGAGGGCGGCCTCGAGCGCGGGCCGCAGGTCGCCGAGCAGCCCTGACGGGACCAGAACCGCGACGCGGCCGCCATCCGGGCCGTCGCCGAGGGCTTCGCGCAGCTCGGCAACCTCACTGGCGGCGATCGCGGCCAACTGGCTGGCGAGCGTGTCCGGGGCGACCGTGAGTTCCCACGGCGCGGTGCCCGTCTCCCGGACGGATCGAGGTGGTTCCAGCCCAGGATCGATCGCCGCCAGCACCTCGGCGGCGACAGCCATGATCTCGGCCGGCGTGCGGTAGTTGACGGTCAGCCGCTCCAGCCGCCAGCGATCGCCCAGATGGGGCCCGAGAACTCGAGCCCACGACGAGGCGCCGGCGAGGTCACCAGTCTGGGCGACGTCGCCGACCAGCGTCATCGAACGGCTCGGGCATCGACGCATCACCATGCGCCAGGCCATATGCGACAGTTCCTGCGCCTCATCGACGATGACGTGCCCGAAGGCCCAGGTCCGGTCCGCGGCGGCCCGTTCGGCGGTCGAACGGTCATCGGAGTCCTCGTGCCGCTCGGCGAGCCGTTCGGCGTCGATGAGGTCGGAGACCATGAGGATGTCCGGGTCGTCGTCCATATCCCGGGTGAGGATGTCGACCACGCCCTGCGCGTACGCGATCCGCTCGCGGCGGCGGCGCTCGGCGGCGGCCAGCGCCGCCGCCTCGTCGTCGCCGAGCAGCTCGGCTGCCTCGTCGAGCAACGGCGCGTCGGCGGAGGTCCACATCCGGTCGGCCGCGCGGCCACCGTGCGGATCGGGCCGCGACAGCAGGTCACGCTCGGCGTCGGTCAGCCCGGCCGCCTCGGCGGCGGAGGCGAGCAGCTCCGCGTCGGCGAACAGGTCGGCCAGCAGCCACTGCGGTGTCAGCACGGGCCACAGCTCGTCGAGCGCGGTGAGCACGGCCTCGTCCTGGCGCAGCTCCTGGCGGATGTCGTCGACGACCTCGTCGCCCAGCAGGTTGCTGCCGCCGCCGGGCGCGTCGTCCTCGCCCAGCGGGTCGTCGGCGTACGGATCGGCGCCGAGGCGATCGGCGTACTGCCGAGCGAGCGCGTCGACGACGGCCTGAACGAAGACGACGCGGGCCTGGTTGTGCGGCCGATGCGTCGCTCGGGCCCGGTCGCGGGCGGCCTCGCAGGTGGCCGCGTCCAGCAACAGGATGTCGTCCTCGAAGGCGATCTCCAGCGGTTCGTCCGGCACCCGCTGCCGATCGCGGACGGCGGCGGTGATCAGCTCGACCATCCGCGGGCCACCCTTGAGCTCCGCCGTTTCGCGCGGCTCCGTTCGCGTGGCGTAGACGCCGGGGAACAGGTCACCGACGGTCGAAAGCACCACGCTGGTCTCACCCAGCGCGGGCAGCACATGGGAGATGTACCGCAGGAAGGTCGGGTTCGGGCCGATGACCAGGACGCCGCGTTTGGTCAACTGCTCGCGGTACGTATACAGCAGGTACGCGGCCCGGTGCAGCGCGACGGCGGTCTTACCGGTGCCAGGGCCGCCCTGAACGACGAGGACCCCGGCGTTCTCGGCCCGGATGATGCGGTCCTGCTCGGCCTGGATCGTCTCGACGATGTCGCCCATGCGGCCGGTCCGGCCGGCGGTGAGCGCAGCCATCAGCCGGGCCTCGCCGGTCAGCGACTCATGGCCCGTCCCCACGTTGGCATCGGCCAGCTCAAGCACTTCGTCGTCGATCTCGACGACCCGTCGCCGGGCCGTCCGGATCTGGCGGCGGCGTCGGACGCCCTCGGGAGAGGCTGCCGTCGCCAGGTAGAACGGCCGGGCGGCGGGAGCCCGCCAGTCGATCAACAGCGGGGCATAGTCGTCCGACTCGTCGAAAATGCCGAGACGGCCGACATAGCGGGTCTCGTCGCCGTCGAGGTCGAGACGGCCGAAACACAGTCCATCCTCGGCGGCGTCATAGCGGGCGAGCTGACGCGAATAGGTCGAGGCCGCCGCCTGCCGTTCGGTGTGCGCCTGTGGCCGGCCGCCCGGCCGCTCGGCCAGCACCTCGGCGAGCCGGGTCGACGCCTGTTCCCGGAAGCCGTCAAGACGCTCGTAGAGCATCGAGACATACTCCTGCTCGTGCTCCACTTCTTCGTTTGACAATACGTCTCCCCGGACAGTACAATCCGCCTTGCCTATTTTCCCTTTACCTCGCGGTCCGGAGAATTGTAACTGGCCAAACGGGCCAGGCGAGTTCCCGGGCGGCGCGGTGGGTAGGCGTTCGCGGGTTACCGGCGGCCGTCGGGCTCGCGCCGGGAACGGCCCCACGTGCGTTGGGCTCCCCGCGGACCCGCAGGTCCCAGGTCGAACGCCCCTTCTGATCCAACGTCGCGGCCCGCTGCGGGCAGCACGTCGGCGTGCTCGCCACCCGCGAGCGACTCCGGACGCGGCCGGGCCCCCGGGTGGCCGGCCGGGCCCGCCGATCGCCCTTTCCGCCCGCCAAGAATCGCGACCAGGGCAATTCCCCAATCATCAGGGGGCGCGACCAGCAATCACCTCGGGCCGGAAAAGACCAAGGCCGGCGTGTCCGTTGTGGACACGCCGGCCAGGTCTAACGGGTGATTACCAAGCTCTTTCCGGAGGCGCTTCGAGACTGGCCCGCTGTCGCGGCACTCGCGCGAACCGGAAAATGCTCACCGCTGGCGGATCAGGACTGCGCCGCGACCGTCTTGCCGGGGATGACGTCGCCGCAGATCGGGGTCGCGCCCTTGACGAGCTCGAACTTGTCACCGACCAGCTTCGTCATCCAGGAGCAGTTGTCCGGACCGCTGACGACGTTCACGCGGTCATTGATGTCAACCGTGTGGGAGCCGTACAGGCCCAGCGCGTTCCAGTCGTGGATGCTCTCCAGGCCCTTGAGCAGACCCGCCTGGCTCGGGGTACCCCCGGCCGCCTTCAGCGCGCGGACCAGCAGGCCGATCGAGACGTAGCCGTTGTACATGGCGAACGTCGGCTCACCGGTGGTACCGCCGCTCTTGAGGTCGGCCACGAACTGCTTGGTCGCCGCGGTCTGCATCTCGACCGGCTCGTAGCCGAGCAGGAAGTAGACGTTCTGCGCGCTCGCCAGCGCACCCGGGCCGGCCTGGATCAGGTCGCCGCCGTAGCCGGTCGGCAGCAGCGCGCCCTTCAGCTTGACGCCGGAGTCCCGCAGGCCCTTGATGAGCTCGAAGCCGGTGTCCGGGTCCGTGGAGGTCACGAGCCCGTCAATGCCGGCGTCCTTCATCTGCAGGACCGCCGGACCGACGTTGGTGCTGCCGAACGGGAACTTGGCGTTCAGGTAGCCGACCTTGATGCCCGCGGCCTCGGCGGACGCCGCGGAGGCGCTGGCCGACTCAGACGAGATCGGAGAGACGGCGTAGCCCAGCGAAGCCAGGTTGGTGACACCCACCAGCTTGAAGAACTTGCCCATCGTGGTCGCCACCTTGGTCTGCTGCAGCGGACCGGAGATGGAGAACATGTTCTTCGAGGTGATCCACTCGGGACCGTCCTCACTGATCCCGATGACCGGGACGTTGTGCGCGGTGAGGTAGTTGGACGCCGTGAAGAGCAGCGACGAGTTCGCGATCACCGCGAGGACGTGGTCCTGCGTGACGAACTTCTGCGCGATGGAGAGCGCCGTCGTCGGGTTGGTCGCCGTGTCGCCGACGACGTACTTGATCTTGTAGCCATTCCTGGCCGCGTAGTAGGTCCCCGCCTTCACGCCGGCCTCGACGGTCTTGTTACCGGAGGCCGCCGGGCCAGTGATGTCAGCGAACACGCCGACCGTGATGGTCTGGGTCGCCCCGGCCGAGCCGGAACCGGTCACGGTCGGGCCGCTCGACCCCGACGAGCCACAGCCAGCGGCTAAGAGCATCGCACCAGCGGCGACCATTGCAG is a genomic window of Pseudofrankia inefficax containing:
- a CDS encoding VOC family protein; this encodes MTTQTAQPGDHAAAKSSAVSPIPAGFTSLTPFVVVDGAEQAIAFYQAVFGARVISRNDTPDGAKVAHCELELANGRLQLSDPMPDHNLVAPTGGDVVSGSVVAYLPDVDASYAKAVELGAKGYGEPSTFVTGDRFAAILDPWGHRWALMTRVEDVDPDEAQRRVDAWLAEGGYEADQSS
- a CDS encoding HelD family protein, with amino-acid sequence MSNEEVEHEQEYVSMLYERLDGFREQASTRLAEVLAERPGGRPQAHTERQAAASTYSRQLARYDAAEDGLCFGRLDLDGDETRYVGRLGIFDESDDYAPLLIDWRAPAARPFYLATAASPEGVRRRRQIRTARRRVVEIDDEVLELADANVGTGHESLTGEARLMAALTAGRTGRMGDIVETIQAEQDRIIRAENAGVLVVQGGPGTGKTAVALHRAAYLLYTYREQLTKRGVLVIGPNPTFLRYISHVLPALGETSVVLSTVGDLFPGVYATRTEPRETAELKGGPRMVELITAAVRDRQRVPDEPLEIAFEDDILLLDAATCEAARDRARATHRPHNQARVVFVQAVVDALARQYADRLGADPYADDPLGEDDAPGGGSNLLGDEVVDDIRQELRQDEAVLTALDELWPVLTPQWLLADLFADAELLASAAEAAGLTDAERDLLSRPDPHGGRAADRMWTSADAPLLDEAAELLGDDEAAALAAAERRRRERIAYAQGVVDILTRDMDDDPDILMVSDLIDAERLAERHEDSDDRSTAERAAADRTWAFGHVIVDEAQELSHMAWRMVMRRCPSRSMTLVGDVAQTGDLAGASSWARVLGPHLGDRWRLERLTVNYRTPAEIMAVAAEVLAAIDPGLEPPRSVRETGTAPWELTVAPDTLASQLAAIAASEVAELREALGDGPDGGRVAVLVPSGLLGDLRPALEAALPATTTAGDEPDLDSPVAILTVRQSKGLEFDAVLVVEPDLIVEESPRGLNDLYVALTRATRSLAVLHTSPLPAALGKLEPGPAVAQAVAR
- a CDS encoding sigma-70 family RNA polymerase sigma factor: MPRRADEDDGPALHAVPTPDFGVSPTGGGAPDVEQLLQRTGRGDGDAFAAFYDQLAARVFGLIKRVVRDPAQAEEVTQEVFVEIWRLASRFDPAKGSAVGWVCALAHRRAVDRVRSAQAATDRERRVGVAWAGGAEDSGYDEVTEQVELRLEYERLRRCLGGLTDLQRESIVLAYYNGHTYREVAHLLSTPVPTVKTRMRDGLIRLRDCLGVEA
- a CDS encoding ABC transporter substrate-binding protein: MIRKRSTALAAMVAAGAMLLAAGCGSSGSSGPTVTGSGSAGATQTITVGVFADITGPAASGNKTVEAGVKAGTYYAARNGYKIKYVVGDTATNPTTALSIAQKFVTQDHVLAVIANSSLLFTASNYLTAHNVPVIGISEDGPEWITSKNMFSISGPLQQTKVATTMGKFFKLVGVTNLASLGYAVSPISSESASASAASAEAAGIKVGYLNAKFPFGSTNVGPAVLQMKDAGIDGLVTSTDPDTGFELIKGLRDSGVKLKGALLPTGYGGDLIQAGPGALASAQNVYFLLGYEPVEMQTAATKQFVADLKSGGTTGEPTFAMYNGYVSIGLLVRALKAAGGTPSQAGLLKGLESIHDWNALGLYGSHTVDINDRVNVVSGPDNCSWMTKLVGDKFELVKGATPICGDVIPGKTVAAQS
- a CDS encoding alpha/beta fold hydrolase, yielding MASIVLIHGGGFAASCWDLLLPALTAPAIAVDLPGRGAHPAELGSVTFADCAASVAADVDAAGLADIVLVGHSMAGCTIPGVMKLLGDRVRHSVFVACTVPDDATSCLDMLDPGFRERATEAEPSGGSGLLGSDLARTVFGNDLDDEQFAWCLARMVPEAPGLPAEPVSLAPLRSPTPRTWIRTMRDVIVPPDRQLRYVGNVGGDCSVVDLDAAHMCMISQPAALAAALDKIAAAS
- a CDS encoding helix-turn-helix domain-containing protein, translating into MRACTNATQPTGTPPDNSAAGGARPPVTSNLAGVLRPDEGLRHFTLGRPAAHPDLDLWVDRYWTVRWELPPGASYLSSVLSHPALHLSVESGDGPRHGFPMPATLLHGVVTRRFDILLRGEGRVFGVKFRPGGFAAFTGLDTGGGVDVASYTDRAVLLADVLGGGGGGAIGSPAAADGGVAELQASILAAGEDDERVALMDEFLLARRPSVADPRYQELLAIVAEMLADRSLTSVQSVTDRFNVEPRTLQRLFRRYVGVGPKWVLRRFRLHDAQLMLDAGEVEDLATLATTLGWFDQAHFTRDFRAAVGVPPRVYTAPTPG
- a CDS encoding anti-sigma factor: MTSPSPEAHLLTGAYALDALDSRDRAEVEGHLAGCPTCAGEVAELRVVAGLLGQSVPETPPSTLRTSVLREAARTRQLPPLVVEVDDDLDARRERRRLRTITAVASAAAAVALVALGIVGGVSLDQHHQLSAERSRATDLTSAVAAAADRLGQPVAGGGTIAVIPFGNQAYVDVHDLPPLSGGRVYQLWMSSPQGVESAGVVGGNAQRAARVLSLRKGVDSVKMTIEPAGGSQQPTTPIIGSAAVHG